From one Bombus affinis isolate iyBomAffi1 chromosome 9, iyBomAffi1.2, whole genome shotgun sequence genomic stretch:
- the LOC126920597 gene encoding cilia- and flagella-associated protein 300-like, whose translation MEIKPSYTFIPLAQKNFVGINDKTIQEFLSKWGIRGNFIIQHFAFNEPFQQYHKYHLAEAFFQDNIVTKELLTKQGNYWLKQGIVASNIEIKPVPCSVLNMTFFNKLKDPKNGVVHKSGIICKRYDMEVENFLISDNLRAMLLDEECPEYNLYLKDEREEFIFRIFQMLVLGGILCQYEDILNPYLEVTKAIYKDLVRVQTNKDADLSISTIVLQIVAKDNRGQAYFPYDPHHKQNIGFLLIDGTTHEITTFLHQFGEYCLLQ comes from the exons ATGGAGATTAAACCCAGTTATACATTTATACCTCTTGCACAAAAGAATTTTGTTGGAATAAATGACAAAACGATTCAGGAATTTCTTTCCAAATG GGGAATAAGaggaaattttattattcaacATTTTGCATTCAATGAACCCTTTCAACAATATCACAAATACCATTTGGCTGAA GCTTTCTTTCAAGATAATATTGTAACTAAGGAATTATTAACAAAACAAGGAAATTATTGGTTAAAACAAG GCATAGTAGCatcaaatatagaaataaagcCAGTTCCTTGTTCTGTCCTAAACATGACTTTCTTTAACAAACTAAAAGATCCCAAAAATGGAGTTGTACATAAGTCTGGAATTATTTGCAAAAGATATGATATGGAAGtagaaaattttttaatctCTGATAATCTTAGAGCG ATGTTATTAGATGAAGAATGTCcagaatataatttatatttaaaagatgAACGTGAAGAAtttatatttcgtatttttcaaatgCTTGTTCTTGGAGGAATATTGTGTCAATATGAGGATATTTTAAATCCATACTTAGAAGTGACAAAGGCCATTTATAAAGATTTAGTAAG AGTACAAACGAATAAAGATGCAGACTTGTCAATCAGTACAATAGTTCTACAAATAGTGGCTAAAGATAACAGAGGACAAGCTTATTTTCCATATGATCCACATCATAAGCAAAACATAGGATTTCTGTTAATTGATGGTACTACTCACGAGATTACAACATTCTTACATCAGTTTGGAGAATATTGTCTTTTACAATGA
- the LOC126920603 gene encoding 4'-phosphopantetheine phosphatase has product METLEIDDERTHSIKLPSAVEVFANLKNAQKFAIDIGLSLTKIAYYSTISYRKALYEDTGLGNSGERAYRVHEGNRLHFVKFETRYIENCLDFVKENLVNVERFYGKNIKVTGGGAYKYNALLQEKLGLIVDKEDEFACLIKGCNFLLKNISCEAFEFERHGNPEYKFQKADPNIFPYMLVNIGSGVSILKVESDKVFERVGGTATGGGTFWGLGCLLTKRKGFDELLQLAERGDHRNVDMLVKDIYAGDYSSQGLSADLIASSFGKVTYNDKGRPKYSEADLARSLLFTVSNDIGQIASLYATVHKMDKVYFGGYFLRNHPLSMHTISYSIKYWSNGKVKPLFLRHEGYLGAIGAFLYGAEQSDEYSWLENYAGSSGFKDSISTNLGIKVDQLEIDQAETAVTFCPLLKDPASYNPDTTDLAEDKEARDYWLQCLEESVDKFVAKAIHSQPHSPTAKDRAKKLKEKYVNRLHYLRLQPFAYGTLTVRVLLDTIEHCMKEFDFPDPYLHQKKKENEEALTYLKSRITALDELEGAEKIKALIVGVLSGNMFDWGAQAVATLMETTNFGFAEAQAKIPGRPWLQDDLDDWIERLKTGPPHKCAAIFVDNSGVDIVLGILPFARDLLQRGTKVILCANSMPALNDVTYPELVVTLRDAAKICKVIRQALKENRLFAMETAQASPCLDLSRLNLDLCLAMVKHNVDLIVLEGMGRTLHTNLYAKMTCECLKLAVVKNRWLALRLGGDMYAVICKYERPPTNTKVCDIEIKMKEECPSECAENARDICTCNAKG; this is encoded by the exons atggaaacgttGGAAATCGACGACGAACGAACTCATTCCATAAAATTGCCAAGTGCTGTTGAAGTGTttgcaaatttaaaaaatgctcAAAAATTCGCGATCGACATTG GCTTATCTTTGACAAAAATAGCTTATTATTCAACGATTAGTTATCGTAAGGCATTGTATGAGGATACAGGCTTAGGAAATAGTGGAGAACGTGCATACAGAGTTCATGAAGGCAATAGACTTCACTTTGTTAAGTTTGAAACAAGATACATTGAAAATTGTTTGGATTTTGTGAAGGAGAATTTAGTAAATGTTGAGAGGTTTTACGGTAAAAACATTAAAGTGACTGGTGGAGGGGCATATAAATATAATGCTTTGTTACAAGAAAAATTAGGTTTAAT AGTTGATAAAGAAGACGAATTTGCATGTTTAATAAAAGGCTGtaattttttacttaaaaaTATATCTTGTGAAGCATTTGAATTTGAAAGACATGGGAATCctgaatataaatttcaaaaagcTGATCCtaatatatttccatatatgcTAGTAAATATTGGTAGTGGTGTCAGTATTCTTAAA GTTGAATCTGATAAAGTATTTGAAAGAGTTGGTGGTACAGCTACAGGAGGTGGAACATTTTGGGGATTAGGTTGTTTGCTTACGAAAAGAAAG GGCTTTGATGAATTGCTGCAACTTGCAGAAAGGGGAGATCACCGTAATGTTGATATGTTAGTGAAGGATATTTATGCAGGCGATTATTCCTCACAAGGTTTATCTGCAGACCTTATTGCATCTTCTTTTGGCAAGGTTACTTATAATGATAAAG GAAGACCAAAGTATTCTGAGGCAGATCTTGCTAGAAGTCTTTTATTTACTGTAAGCAATGACATTGGACAAATAGCAAGTTTATATGCAACTGTACATAAAATGGATAAAGTTTACTTCGGTGGTTACTTTCTTCGTAACCACCCTCTATCAATGCATACTATTTCATATTCTATCAAATATTGGTCGAAT GGTAAGGTAAAACCTCTTTTCCTTCGTCATGAAGGTTATCTTGGTGCAATTGGGGCCTTTTTGTATGGTGCTGAACAATCTGATGAATATAGTTGGCTGGAAAATTATGCAGGATCTTCAGGATTTAAAGATTCAATATCTACGAATCTTGGAATTAAAGTAGACCAGCTGGAAATTGATCAAGCAGAAACTGCTGTAACATTTTGTCCACTTTTGAAAGATCCTGCATCTTACAATCCTGATACAACTGATCTTGCTGAGGATAAAGAAGCAAG AGATTATTGGCTTCAGTGTCTTGAAGAATCAGTGGATAAATTTGTGGCCAAAGCTATTCACAGCCAGCCACATAGTCCAACTGCAAAAGATAGAGCAAAAAAACTGAAGGAAAAATATGTTAACAGATTGCATTATCTACGTCTTCAACCATT TGCTTATGGAACACTTACAGTCAGAGTATTATTGGATACTATTGAACACTGCATGAAGGAATTCGATTTTCCTGATCCATATCTGCAT caaaagaaaaaggagaatgAAGAAGCCTTAACATATTTAAAAAGTCGTATAACAGCTCTCGATGAATTGGAAGGAGcggaaaaaataaaagctttgatTGTGGGAGTTCTGAGTGGTAATATGTTTGACTGGGGTGCACAAGCTGTTGCAACCTTAATGGAGACAACAAATTTTGGTTTTGCCGAAGCTCAAGCAAAAATACCGG GTAGACCTTGGCTACAAGATGATTTGGATGATTGGATAGAGAGATTGAAAACTGGTCCACCTCATAAATGTGCTGCTATTTTTGTTGACAATAGTGGAGTTGATATAGTATTGGGAATTTTACCGTTTGCTCGTGATTTATTACAACGAGGAACAAAA GTTATACTGTGCGCTAATTCTATGCCAGCATTAAATGATGTCACATATCCAGAATTGGTTGTAACATTACGAGATGCagcaaaaatatgcaaagttATTAGACAAGCTCTGAAAGAAAATCGTTTGTTTGCCATGGAGACAGCTCAAGCTAGTCCCTGTCTTGATTTAAG cCGACTCAATTTAGATCTATGTCTTGCGATGGTAAAACATAACGTCGATCTTATCGTATTAGAGGGAATGGGTAGAACGCTTCATACGAATCTTTATGCAAAGATGACTTGTGAATGTCTGAAATTAGCAGTTGTTAAAAATCGATGGTTAGCACTTCGATTAGGTGGTGACATGTATGctgtaatatgtaaatatgaacgTCCACCAACGAATACTAAAGTTTgtgatatagaaataaaaatgaaagaagaatgTCCATCAGAATGTGCAGAGAATGCAAGGGACATTTGCACGTGTAATGCGAAAGGATAA
- the LOC126920593 gene encoding alpha-1,2-mannosyltransferase ALG9 isoform X1, whose protein sequence is MAPNQRQRQLFVSKKELKKLNGRRFSKPEESSDTGLIYPGVDTAFKLLLSARFCSAIWSHITDCDETYNYWEPSHYLLYGTGQQTWEYSPQYALRSYMYLLIHMVPAKLYHYLLEPNPVLVFYFVRCLLSVGCALSEVYFYKNVCREFGIHIGRLTLVFLILSSGMYIASAAFLPSSFSMYLSTVATAAWYGRRYELAIFATAISALLGWPFAALLGLPIAMEMLIHKQDWSKFMKWVIISGAVVLVPMIWIDSMYYGKLVIAPLNIVMYNVFTNHGPNIYGTEPFSYYIYNGFLNFNFIFVGALWAPFGLLLVWLIVPARPRDRLCLSYWYSLAPLYLWFLVFFLQPHKEERFLFPVYPMICLVGGIAVDTVQKLYFFIRTKLSSSHIAYHYLQYTVHITFFAILICGFLGISRSLAIYKGYYAPMEVMIDANKLGLEREIFKDININFCIGKEWHRFPSSFFFPSNNWKLQYLRSEFKGQLPQPFLDHENATGIIQPYFNDMNREEPTRYFSLDKCHFVLDLDIGTDTSLEPNYSRINDNFTIITSSKFLNSARSHRFFRAFYIPFVSHKFCTYGSYNLLQNIKFKSIPLLSKEKNTKFS, encoded by the exons ATGGCGCCGAATCAACGTCAACGTCAGCTTTTTGTTTCTAAGAAAGAACTGAAAAAGTTGAATGGCAGAAGATTTTCAAA ACCAGAAGAATCCTCTGATACTGGTCTCATATATCCTGGCGTGGATACAGCATTTAAGCTGCTTCTATCAGCTAGATTTTGTTCTGCTATTTGGAGCCACATAACAGATTGTGATGAAACCTATAACTATTGGGAACCA AGTCACTATCTGCTTTATGGGACCGGTCAACAAACATGGGAATATAGTCCACAATATGCATTAAGATCATATATGTATTTGTTGATTCATATGGTACCAGCAAAGCTTTATCATTACTTACTAGAACCAAATCCTGTTCtagttttttattttgtaagatGTCTATTATCTGTGGGTTGTGCTTTATCTGAAGTATACTTCTATAA AAATGTATGCAGAGAATTTGGGATTCATATAGGGAGACTAACATTAGTATTTCTTATCCTTAGCTCTGGCATGTATATTGCTAGTGCTGCATTTCTACCGTCTTCTTTTTCAAT GTATTTGAGTACTGTTGCAACAGCAGCTTGGTATGGCCGTCGGTATGAATTAGCAATCTTTGCTACAGCTATATCAGCTTTATTAGGATGGCCATTTGCTGCATTACTTGG ATTACCAATTGCAATGGAAATGTTAATACATAAACAAGACTGGAGTAAATTTATGAAATGGGTAATCATATCTGGTGCTGTTGTTTTAGTACCAATGATATGGATAGATTCAATGTATTATGGGAAATTGGTAATAGCACCATTGAACATTGTAATGTACAATGTTTTCACCAATCATGGGCCAAATATCTATGGAACAGAACCTTTcagttattatatttataatggatttttaaactttaatttcatttttgttgGTGCACTTTGGGCTCCATTTGGATTG CTTTTAGTGTGGCTAATTGTACCAGCCAGACCAAGAGATCGTCTATGTTTATCTTACTGGTATTCATTGGCACCACTATATCTTTGGTTTTTAGTGTTTTTCTTACAACCTCACAAG GAAGAACGATTTTTATTTCCTGTATATCCAATGATTTGTTTGGTTGGAGGTATAGCTGTAGATACTGtccaaaaattatatttttttatcagGACAAAGCTTAGTTCTTCACACATTGCTTATCATTATTTACAATATACTGTTCATATAACATTTTTTGCTATCTTAATATGTGGTTTTCTTGGAATATCAAGATCACTAGCAATATACAAAG GCTATTATGCACCAATGGAAGTAATGATTGATGCTAATAAACTTGGTTTAGAGAGAGAAATATTTAAGGATATTAATATCAATTTTTGCATCGGTAAAGAGTGGCACCGATTTCCGAGTAGCTTTTTCTTTCCATCAAATAA ttGGAAACTTCAGTATCTCAGATCAGAGTTTAAGGGTCAGTTACCTCAACCTTTCCTAGATCATGAAAATGCAACTGGTATTATACAACCCTATTTTAATGATATGAATAGAGAAGAACCTACACGTTAT ttTAGCTTAGACAAATGTCATTTTGTGTTAGACCTGGACATTGGTACTGACACAAGTTTAGAACCAAATTATTCTCGAATAAACGATAATTTCACGATAATAACGTCatctaaatttttaaattccGCAAG aTCTCATCGATTTTTCCGAGCGTTTTATATTCCTTTTGTGTCACATAAATTTTGTACATATGGTTcatataatttattacaaaatattaaatttaaatcgatTCCTCTTTtatcaaaagaaaaaaatacaaaattttccTGA
- the LOC126920592 gene encoding uncharacterized protein LOC126920592 encodes MRIMSCYLRRFTITAIFVLLLFCVVQVFRSELGFSDNDLSNLDKLIHISQSIKESEQSYVGEGVVACKLPQLNVSNPEITKFIHDVPPLQCTPENWVILHGSRLIISSRAKKRHGSIICSFSEILRDDDYNVLFEPAVESEDSYVLKHSDFVDIKCESKDGNKWHSIMAGVKDDPEVNEKSKWENVGNKALKLNVLMFGFDSLSRNTFIRKLPKTYRYLKEYLGALILEGYNIVGDGTPQALIPILTGKIELELPDTRKRMGLKANYVDVYPMIWNQYKENGYITGFMEDVHHIGTFTYRLKGFKKQPTDHYMRTFYLAAAPYFRYYNKYCIGSIPRHMVMLNYIKEIFDVYKHQPKFLFGFHGELSHDSYNDIGVVDEDLHNWLKNLNEFGHLNNTVLIVMSDHGHRFAEIRNTLQGKQEERLPFFSFAFPPWFKRVYPEAYANFLHNTHYLTTPFDVHKTLESILNFEIPKIGDRQQRAISLFDKIPLERTCADAFIEPHWCACLSWQEISIDDDNVIAAAKYFVQFLNVYTENHRNICEELKLKQILWAAKLIPNKDLLKFYKSGDQDGFMGDFSAKTKLTTETYQLKVKTEPGFGLFEVSINYDIKKNTFSTKISDVSRINMYGSQARCVENSLFHLRKYCYCKD; translated from the exons ATGAGGATTATGTCATGTTATCTTCGTCGTTTCACAATAACAGCTATATTTGTCTTACTGCTGTTTTGTGTTGTACAAGTTTTTCGTTCAGAACTGGGATTTAGTGACAATGATTTGTCAAATCTGGATAAACT AATACACATATCTCAGTCAATTAAGGAATCTGAACAATCTTATGTTgg GGAAGGAGTTGTGGCTTGCAAACTACCTCAATTAAATGTTTCTAATCCAGAAATTACCAAATTTATTCACGATGTCCCACCTTTGCAATGTACACCAGAAAATTGGGTTATTCTCCATGGTTCAAGATTAATTATTAGCAGCAGAGCAAAAAAAAGACATGGATCTATAATTTGCTCTTTCAGTG AAATTCTTAGGGATGATGATTACAATGTATTATTCGAACCTGCTGTTGAGTCTGAAGATTCCTATGTTCTCAAACATAGCGATTTTGTTGATATTAAGTGTGAATCAAAAGATGGAAATAA ATGGCACAGTATTATGGCCGGAGTGAAGGATGATCCTGAAGTAAATGAGAAAAGTAAATGGGAAAATGTTGGAAACAAGGCCCTTAAACTAAATGTACTTATGTTTGGCTTTGATTCTCTATCCAGAAATACATTTATACGCAAATTACCAAAAACATATCGGTATTTAAAAGAATACTTAGGAGCTTTAATACTAGAAGGATACAATATAGTAGGTGATGGAACACCACAAGCTCTTATTCCTATACTTACTGGAAAGATTGAACTTGAACTTCCAGATACTAGAAAACGCATGGGACTAAAAGCAAATTATGTTGATGTATATCCAATGATATGGAATCAGTACAAAGAGAATGGTTATATAACAGGATTCATGGAGGATGTCCATCATATTGGAACTTTCACATATCGTCTAAAAGGTTTTAAGAAACAACCAACTGATCATTATATGAGAACATTCTATTTAGCTGCTGCACCATATTTTAGATACTACAACAAATATTGCATTGGAAGCATTCCTAGACATATG GTAATGCTGAattatattaaagaaatttttgaTGTCTACAAACATCAACCAAAATTTCTATTTGGTTTTCATGGAGAACTTTCACATGATTCTTATAATGACATAGGTGTAGTAGATGAAGATTTACATAATTGGTTAAAGAACTTAAATGAATTTGGTCATTTAAATAATACAGTATTGATAGTGATGAGTGATCATGGACATAG gTTTGCAGAAATTCGTAATACTCTGCAAGGTAAACAAGAGGAAAGGTTACCATTTTTTTCGTTTGCTTTTCCCCCTTGGTTTAAAAGAGTTTATCCAGAAGCTTATGCCAATTTTTTACATAATACACATTATTTAACGACACCGTTTGACGTTCACAAAACATTAGAAAGTATATTGAATTTTGAAATACCAAAAATTGGAGATCGTCAGCAAAGAGCCATTAGTTTATTTGATAAG ATACCATTAGAAAGAACGTGTGCAGATGCGTTTATAGAACCACATTGGTGTGCATGCCTGAGTTGGCAAGAAATTTCAATTGATGATGATAACGTGATTGCTGCAGCCAAGTATTTTGTCCAATTTCTTAATGTTTATACAGAAAATCATCGCAACATATGTGAAGAGTTGAAATTAAAACAGATATTGTGGGCTGCTAAACTTATACCTAATAAAG ATTTACTGAAATTTTACAAATCGGGAGATCAAGATGGTTTCATGGGAGATTTTAGTGCAAAAACAAAATTAACTACTGAAACTTATCAGTTGAAAGTAAAAACAGAACCAGGATTTGGTTTATTTGAAGTCAGTATTAATTATGATataaagaaaaacactttttcAACCAAA ATTTCAGATGTTAGTAGGATCAATATGTATGGATCTCAGGCAAGATGTGTAGAAAATTCATTATTTCATTTACGAAAATACTGTTATTGTAAGGATTAA
- the LOC126920593 gene encoding alpha-1,2-mannosyltransferase ALG9 isoform X3, producing MCFRPEESSDTGLIYPGVDTAFKLLLSARFCSAIWSHITDCDETYNYWEPSHYLLYGTGQQTWEYSPQYALRSYMYLLIHMVPAKLYHYLLEPNPVLVFYFVRCLLSVGCALSEVYFYKNVCREFGIHIGRLTLVFLILSSGMYIASAAFLPSSFSMYLSTVATAAWYGRRYELAIFATAISALLGWPFAALLGLPIAMEMLIHKQDWSKFMKWVIISGAVVLVPMIWIDSMYYGKLVIAPLNIVMYNVFTNHGPNIYGTEPFSYYIYNGFLNFNFIFVGALWAPFGLLLVWLIVPARPRDRLCLSYWYSLAPLYLWFLVFFLQPHKEERFLFPVYPMICLVGGIAVDTVQKLYFFIRTKLSSSHIAYHYLQYTVHITFFAILICGFLGISRSLAIYKGYYAPMEVMIDANKLGLEREIFKDININFCIGKEWHRFPSSFFFPSNNWKLQYLRSEFKGQLPQPFLDHENATGIIQPYFNDMNREEPTRYFSLDKCHFVLDLDIGTDTSLEPNYSRINDNFTIITSSKFLNSARSHRFFRAFYIPFVSHKFCTYGSYNLLQNIKFKSIPLLSKEKNTKFS from the exons ATGTGTTTCAGACCAGAAGAATCCTCTGATACTGGTCTCATATATCCTGGCGTGGATACAGCATTTAAGCTGCTTCTATCAGCTAGATTTTGTTCTGCTATTTGGAGCCACATAACAGATTGTGATGAAACCTATAACTATTGGGAACCA AGTCACTATCTGCTTTATGGGACCGGTCAACAAACATGGGAATATAGTCCACAATATGCATTAAGATCATATATGTATTTGTTGATTCATATGGTACCAGCAAAGCTTTATCATTACTTACTAGAACCAAATCCTGTTCtagttttttattttgtaagatGTCTATTATCTGTGGGTTGTGCTTTATCTGAAGTATACTTCTATAA AAATGTATGCAGAGAATTTGGGATTCATATAGGGAGACTAACATTAGTATTTCTTATCCTTAGCTCTGGCATGTATATTGCTAGTGCTGCATTTCTACCGTCTTCTTTTTCAAT GTATTTGAGTACTGTTGCAACAGCAGCTTGGTATGGCCGTCGGTATGAATTAGCAATCTTTGCTACAGCTATATCAGCTTTATTAGGATGGCCATTTGCTGCATTACTTGG ATTACCAATTGCAATGGAAATGTTAATACATAAACAAGACTGGAGTAAATTTATGAAATGGGTAATCATATCTGGTGCTGTTGTTTTAGTACCAATGATATGGATAGATTCAATGTATTATGGGAAATTGGTAATAGCACCATTGAACATTGTAATGTACAATGTTTTCACCAATCATGGGCCAAATATCTATGGAACAGAACCTTTcagttattatatttataatggatttttaaactttaatttcatttttgttgGTGCACTTTGGGCTCCATTTGGATTG CTTTTAGTGTGGCTAATTGTACCAGCCAGACCAAGAGATCGTCTATGTTTATCTTACTGGTATTCATTGGCACCACTATATCTTTGGTTTTTAGTGTTTTTCTTACAACCTCACAAG GAAGAACGATTTTTATTTCCTGTATATCCAATGATTTGTTTGGTTGGAGGTATAGCTGTAGATACTGtccaaaaattatatttttttatcagGACAAAGCTTAGTTCTTCACACATTGCTTATCATTATTTACAATATACTGTTCATATAACATTTTTTGCTATCTTAATATGTGGTTTTCTTGGAATATCAAGATCACTAGCAATATACAAAG GCTATTATGCACCAATGGAAGTAATGATTGATGCTAATAAACTTGGTTTAGAGAGAGAAATATTTAAGGATATTAATATCAATTTTTGCATCGGTAAAGAGTGGCACCGATTTCCGAGTAGCTTTTTCTTTCCATCAAATAA ttGGAAACTTCAGTATCTCAGATCAGAGTTTAAGGGTCAGTTACCTCAACCTTTCCTAGATCATGAAAATGCAACTGGTATTATACAACCCTATTTTAATGATATGAATAGAGAAGAACCTACACGTTAT ttTAGCTTAGACAAATGTCATTTTGTGTTAGACCTGGACATTGGTACTGACACAAGTTTAGAACCAAATTATTCTCGAATAAACGATAATTTCACGATAATAACGTCatctaaatttttaaattccGCAAG aTCTCATCGATTTTTCCGAGCGTTTTATATTCCTTTTGTGTCACATAAATTTTGTACATATGGTTcatataatttattacaaaatattaaatttaaatcgatTCCTCTTTtatcaaaagaaaaaaatacaaaattttccTGA
- the LOC126920593 gene encoding alpha-1,2-mannosyltransferase ALG9 isoform X2, which translates to MAEDFQSRCNIFFFLNSKKPEESSDTGLIYPGVDTAFKLLLSARFCSAIWSHITDCDETYNYWEPSHYLLYGTGQQTWEYSPQYALRSYMYLLIHMVPAKLYHYLLEPNPVLVFYFVRCLLSVGCALSEVYFYKNVCREFGIHIGRLTLVFLILSSGMYIASAAFLPSSFSMYLSTVATAAWYGRRYELAIFATAISALLGWPFAALLGLPIAMEMLIHKQDWSKFMKWVIISGAVVLVPMIWIDSMYYGKLVIAPLNIVMYNVFTNHGPNIYGTEPFSYYIYNGFLNFNFIFVGALWAPFGLLLVWLIVPARPRDRLCLSYWYSLAPLYLWFLVFFLQPHKEERFLFPVYPMICLVGGIAVDTVQKLYFFIRTKLSSSHIAYHYLQYTVHITFFAILICGFLGISRSLAIYKGYYAPMEVMIDANKLGLEREIFKDININFCIGKEWHRFPSSFFFPSNNWKLQYLRSEFKGQLPQPFLDHENATGIIQPYFNDMNREEPTRYFSLDKCHFVLDLDIGTDTSLEPNYSRINDNFTIITSSKFLNSARSHRFFRAFYIPFVSHKFCTYGSYNLLQNIKFKSIPLLSKEKNTKFS; encoded by the exons ATGGCAGAAGATTTTCAAAGTAGAtgcaatatttttttctttcttaatagTAAAAA ACCAGAAGAATCCTCTGATACTGGTCTCATATATCCTGGCGTGGATACAGCATTTAAGCTGCTTCTATCAGCTAGATTTTGTTCTGCTATTTGGAGCCACATAACAGATTGTGATGAAACCTATAACTATTGGGAACCA AGTCACTATCTGCTTTATGGGACCGGTCAACAAACATGGGAATATAGTCCACAATATGCATTAAGATCATATATGTATTTGTTGATTCATATGGTACCAGCAAAGCTTTATCATTACTTACTAGAACCAAATCCTGTTCtagttttttattttgtaagatGTCTATTATCTGTGGGTTGTGCTTTATCTGAAGTATACTTCTATAA AAATGTATGCAGAGAATTTGGGATTCATATAGGGAGACTAACATTAGTATTTCTTATCCTTAGCTCTGGCATGTATATTGCTAGTGCTGCATTTCTACCGTCTTCTTTTTCAAT GTATTTGAGTACTGTTGCAACAGCAGCTTGGTATGGCCGTCGGTATGAATTAGCAATCTTTGCTACAGCTATATCAGCTTTATTAGGATGGCCATTTGCTGCATTACTTGG ATTACCAATTGCAATGGAAATGTTAATACATAAACAAGACTGGAGTAAATTTATGAAATGGGTAATCATATCTGGTGCTGTTGTTTTAGTACCAATGATATGGATAGATTCAATGTATTATGGGAAATTGGTAATAGCACCATTGAACATTGTAATGTACAATGTTTTCACCAATCATGGGCCAAATATCTATGGAACAGAACCTTTcagttattatatttataatggatttttaaactttaatttcatttttgttgGTGCACTTTGGGCTCCATTTGGATTG CTTTTAGTGTGGCTAATTGTACCAGCCAGACCAAGAGATCGTCTATGTTTATCTTACTGGTATTCATTGGCACCACTATATCTTTGGTTTTTAGTGTTTTTCTTACAACCTCACAAG GAAGAACGATTTTTATTTCCTGTATATCCAATGATTTGTTTGGTTGGAGGTATAGCTGTAGATACTGtccaaaaattatatttttttatcagGACAAAGCTTAGTTCTTCACACATTGCTTATCATTATTTACAATATACTGTTCATATAACATTTTTTGCTATCTTAATATGTGGTTTTCTTGGAATATCAAGATCACTAGCAATATACAAAG GCTATTATGCACCAATGGAAGTAATGATTGATGCTAATAAACTTGGTTTAGAGAGAGAAATATTTAAGGATATTAATATCAATTTTTGCATCGGTAAAGAGTGGCACCGATTTCCGAGTAGCTTTTTCTTTCCATCAAATAA ttGGAAACTTCAGTATCTCAGATCAGAGTTTAAGGGTCAGTTACCTCAACCTTTCCTAGATCATGAAAATGCAACTGGTATTATACAACCCTATTTTAATGATATGAATAGAGAAGAACCTACACGTTAT ttTAGCTTAGACAAATGTCATTTTGTGTTAGACCTGGACATTGGTACTGACACAAGTTTAGAACCAAATTATTCTCGAATAAACGATAATTTCACGATAATAACGTCatctaaatttttaaattccGCAAG aTCTCATCGATTTTTCCGAGCGTTTTATATTCCTTTTGTGTCACATAAATTTTGTACATATGGTTcatataatttattacaaaatattaaatttaaatcgatTCCTCTTTtatcaaaagaaaaaaatacaaaattttccTGA